The following coding sequences are from one Gossypium raimondii isolate GPD5lz chromosome 4, ASM2569854v1, whole genome shotgun sequence window:
- the LOC105780298 gene encoding peroxisomal and mitochondrial division factor 1 produces the protein MTTRSDENEAKLKELSKKLEALQKEKLELRSENKEVKETIEKLTLEIDEFRHREVETKTETDQWEDEMVLESLASRSAELENEVSRLQHDLITSMSEIDEANKDAVELKRGLEEKAWVIEGMEKEISELKKEKLEIEKRERDLERKLGVLEVRETEERSKKVRLEEEMKEKIDELKKKANALQAEVARTKAELDKTNAEIVEFEERATLLESNMLEVKEGVEGKTSGAIKGRSKVKGWLLGVPAVAILFAAAVVFLCSRQRS, from the coding sequence atgacaacGAGGAGCGATGAGAATGAAGCCAAACTAAAGGAACTGTCTAAAAAATTGGAAGCGCTTCAGAAAGAAAAGCTTGAATTGAGGAGCGAGAACAAGGAGGTGAAGGAAACGATCGAGAAACTGACCCTAGAAATCGATGAATTTCGGCACAGGGAAGTAGAAACGAAGACAGAAACGGATCAATGGGAAGATGAAATGGTGCTGGAATCGCTGGCCTCGAGATCCGCCGAACTTGAAAACGAGGTTTCCAGGCTGCAGCATGATCTGATAACTTCGATGAGTGAAATAGATGAAGCGAACAAGGATGCGGTGGAGTTAAAACGAGGATTAGAGGAGAAAGCGTGGGTGATCGAAGGAATGGAGAAGGAAATCTCGGAgttgaagaaagagaaattGGAGATCGAGAAGAGGGAGAGGGATTTGGAGAGGAAATTAGGGGTTTTAGAAGTGAGGGAAACGGAAGAGCGGAGTAAAAAAGTTCGACTCGAAGAGGAAATGAAGGAGAAAATAGATGAACTCAAGAAGAAAGCGAATGCACTCCAGGCGGAGGTGGCCAGAACCAAGGCTGAGTTGGACAAAACCAATGCGGAAATAGTAGAGTTTGAGGAAAGGGCCACGTTGTTGGAGTCTAACATGTTGGAAGTGAAAGAAGGGGTAGAGGGGAAGACGAGTGGAGCCATTAAAGGGAGGTCGAAGGTTAAAGGGTGGTTGTTGGGAGTGCCGGCGGTGGCTATCCTTTTTGCGGCTGCTGTGGTGTTTCTCTGTAGTAGGCAGCGGTCCTGA